In the Oncorhynchus keta strain PuntledgeMale-10-30-2019 unplaced genomic scaffold, Oket_V2 Un_scaffold_21284_pilon_pilon, whole genome shotgun sequence genome, aggtgatgtctctcctccaggtattctatggtagtgttcagctgtatagtaattaattaaaggtgatgtctctcctccaggtattctctatggtagtgttcagctgtatagtaattaattaaaggtgatgtctctcctccaggtattctctatggtagtgttcagctgtatagtaattaattaaaggtgatgtctctcctccaggtatttctatggtagtgttcagctgtatagtaattaattaaaggtgatgtctcctccaggtattctctatggtagtgttcagctgtatagtaattaattaaaggtgatgtctcctccaggtattctctatggtgttcagctgtatagtaactaattaaaggtgatgtctctcctccaggtattcccTATGGTAGTAATTCAGCTGTATAGTACTAATTAAAGGTGATgcctctcctccaggtattctatggtagtgttcagctgtatagtaattaattaaaggtgatgtctcctccaggtattctctatagtgttcagctgtatagtaattaattaaaggtgatgtctctcctccaggtattctctatggtagtgttcagctgtatagtaattaattaaaggtgatgcTCCTCCGggtatagtaattaattaaaggtgatgtctctcctccaggtatctctatggtagtgttcagctgtatagtaattaattaaaggtgatgtctctcctccaggtttctctatggtagtgttcagctgtatagtaattaattaaaggtgatgtctctcctccaggtattctctatggtagtgttcagtaGTTCATTAAAGGTGAtgctccaggtattctctatggtagtgttcagctgtataattaaaaggtgatgtctctcctccaggtattctctatggtagtgttcagctgtatagtaattaattaaaggtgatgtctctcctccaggtattctctatggtagtgttcagctgtatagtaattaattaaaggtgatgtctctcctccaggtattctctatggtagtgttcagctgtatagtaattaattaaaggtgatgtctctcctccaggtattctctatggtagtgttcagctgtatagtaattaattaaaggtgatgtctctcctccaggtattctctatggtagtgttcagctgtatagtaattaattaaaggtgatgtctctcctccaggtattctctatggtagtgttcagctgtatagtaattaattaaaggtgatgtctctcctccaggtattctctatggtagtgttcagctgtatagtaattaattaaaggtgatgtctctcctccaggtattctctatggtagtgttcagcaTTAAAGGTATCCAGGTAtatctctatggtagtgttcagctgtatagtaattaattaaaggtgatgtctcctccaggtattctctatggtagtgttcagctgtatagtaattaattaaaggtgatgtctctcctccaggtattctctatggtagtgttcagctgtatagtaattaattaaaggtgatgtctctcctccaggtattctctatggtagtgttcagctgtatagtaattaattaaaggtgatgtctctcctccaggtattctctatggtagtgttcagctgtatagtaattaattaaaggtgatgtctctcctccaggtattctctatggtagtgttcagctgtattaattaaaaggtgatgtctctcctccaggtattctctatggtagtgttcagctgtatagtaattaattaaaggtgatgtctctcctccaggtattctctatggtagtgttcagctgtatagtaattaattaaaggtgatgtctctcctccaggtattctctatggtagtgttcagctgtatagtaattaattaaaggtgatgtctctcctccaggtattctctatggtagtgttcagctgtatagtaattaattaaaggtgatgtctctcctccaggtattctctatggtagtgttcagctgtatagtaattaattaaaggtgatgtctctcctccaggtattctctatggtagtgttcagctgtatgATGTAGGTATTAATGGTAGTGTTCAGgtagtaattaattaaaggtgatgtctctcctccaggtattctctatggtagtgttcagctgtatagtaattaattaaaggtgatgtctctcccaggtatggtagtgttcagctgtatagtaattaattaaaggtgatgtctctcctccaggtattctctatggtagtgttcagctgtatagtaattaattaaaggtgatgtctctcctccaggtattctctatggtagtgttcagctgtatagtaattaattaaaggtgatgtctctcctccaggtattctctatggtagtgttcagctgtatagtaattaattaaaggtgatgtctctcctccaggtattctctatggtagtgttcagctgtatagtaattaattaaaggtgatgtctctcctccaggtattctctatggtagtgttcagctgtatagtaattaattaaaggtgatgtctctcctccaggtattctctatggtagtgttcagctgtatagtaattaattaaggtgatgtctctcctccaggtattctctatggagtgttcagctgtatagtaattaattaaaggtgatgtctctcctccaggtattctctatggtagtgttcagctgtatagtaattaattaaaggtgatgtctctcctgtattctctatggtagtgttcaattaattaattaaaggtgatgtctctcctccaggtattctctatggtagtgttcagctgtatagtaattaattaaaggtgatgtctctcctccaggtattctctatggtagtgttcagctgtatagtaattaattaaaggtgatgtctctcctccaggtattctctatggtagtgttcagctgtatagtaattaattaaaggtgatgtctctcctccaggtattctctatggtagtgttcagctgtatagtaattaattaaaggtgatgtctctcctccaggtattctctatggtagtgttcagctgtatagtaattcattaaaggtgatgtctctcctccaggtattctctatggtagtgttcagctgtatagtgaaTGAAGGCTACATGAACATCGGCAGCGAGCGGTTGCTATGCGTCTTCAATAAGAACGCCGATGCCTGTAACTACGGCGTTACCGTGGGCGTGGTCTGTTTCCTAGGCAGCGTCTGCTTCCTGGTTCTGGACATCTACTTCCCCACCATCCGCAGTGTCCGACTCAGGAGGAGAGCAACTCTCATCGACATGGTCTtctctggtacacacacacacacacacacacattatatacatacatacacacacacatccacacgtCATGTTATCTGAACCATCTGTCCTGTTGGTCCCGCCCCCCCAGCCCTGGCCAGCTTCCTGTGGTTCGTGGGTTTCTGTTTCCTGGCCAATCAGTGGCAGCAGACGACAGAAGAAGAGCTCCCATTGGCTCAGGGCTCCGACGCCGCCAGGGCTGCTGTTGCCTTCTGCTTCTTCTCCATCCTCACCTGGGTAAGAGACACCTGGggggtctgggtgtgtgtgtgatgtgtctgCTTCTTCTCCATCCTCACCTGGGTAAGAGACACCTGGggggtctgggtgtgtgtgtaatgtgtctgCTTCTTCTCCATCCTCACCTGGGTAAGAGACACCTGGGGGGTCTGggtgtgtgtaatgtgtctgCTTCTTCTCCATCCTCACCTGGGTAAGAGACACCTGGggggtctgggtgtgtgtgtgatgtgtctgCTTCTTCTCCATCCTCACCTGGGTAAGAGACACCTGGggggtctgggtgtgtgtgtgatgtgtctgCTTCTTCTCCATCCTCACCTGGGTAAGAGACACCTGGGGGGTCTGggtgtgtgtaatgtgtctgCTTCTTCTCCATCCTCACCTGGGTAAGAGACACCTGGggggtctgggtgtgtgtgtgatgtgtctgCTTCTTCTCCATCCTCACCTGGGTAAGAGACACCTGGggggtctgggtgtgtgtgtgatgtgtctgCTTCTTCTCCATCCTCACCTGGGTAAGAGACACCTGGGGGGTctgggtgtgtgtgatgtgtctgCTTCTTCTCCATCCTCACCTGGGTAAGAGACACCTGGggggtctgggtgtgtgtgtgatgtgtctgCTTCTTCTCCATCCTCACCTGGGTAAGAGACACCTGGggggtctgggtgtgtgtgtaatgtgtctgCTTCTTCTCCATCCTCACCTGGGTAAGAGACACCTGggggtctgggtgtgtgtgtgatgtgtctgCTTCTTCTCCATCCTCACCTGGGTAAGAGACACCTGGGGGTCTGGggtgtgtgtaatgtgtctgCTTCTTCTCCATCCTCACCTGGGTAAGAGACACCTGGggggtctgggtgtgtgtgtaatgtgtctgCTTCTTCTCCATCCTCACCTGGGTAAGAGACACCTGGGGGGTctgggtgtgtgtgatgtgtctgCTTCTTCTCCATCCTCACCTGGGTAAGAGACACCTGGggggtctgggtgtgtgtgtaatgtgtctgCTTCTTCTCCATCCTCACCTGGGTAAGAGACACCTGGggggtctgggtgtgtgtgtaatgtgtctgCTTCTTCTCCATCCTCACCTGGGTAAGAGACACCTGGGGGGTctgggtgtgtgtgatgtgtctgCTTCTTCTCCATCCTCACCTGGGTAAGAGACACCTGGggggtctgggtgtgtgtgtgatgtgtctgCTTCTTCTCCATCCTCACCTGGGTAAGAGACACCTGGggggtctgggtgtgtgtgtgatgtgtctgCTTCTTCTCCATCCTCACCTGGGTAAGAGACACCTTGggggtctgggtgtgtgtgtaatgtgtctgCTTCTTCTCCATCCTCACCTGGGTAAGAGACACCTGGggggtctgggtgtgtgtgtgtaagtgtgtgtgtgtgtaagtgtgtaagtgtgtgtgtgtgttgtgtgtgtgggtgggtgtgtgtgtgtaatatgtgtgtgtgtgggtgtaagtgtgtaagtgtgtgtgtgtgttgtgtgtgtgggtgggtgtgtgtgtgtaatatgtgtgtgtgtgggtgtgggtgtgtgtaatttgtgtgggtgtgggtgtgtgtgtaatgtgtgtgggtgtgggtgtgtgtgtaatgtgtgtgggtgtgtgtgtgtgtgtaatgtgtgtgtgtgtgtgtaatgtgtgtgtgtaatgtgtgtgtgtgtgtaatgtgtgtgtgtatgtaatgtgtgtgtgtgtgtaatgtgtgtgtgtaatgtgtgtgtgtaatgtgtgtgtgtaatgtgtgtgtgtgtgtaatgtgtgtgtgtgtgtgtgtgtgtgtgtgtgtgtgtgtgtgtgtgtgtgtgtgtgtgtgtgtgtgtgtgtgtgtgtaatgtgtgtgtgtaa is a window encoding:
- the LOC127928089 gene encoding synaptogyrin-3-like — its product is MSLLQVFSMVVFSCIVNEGYMNIGSERLLCVFNKNADACNYGVTVGVVCFLGSVCFLVLDIYFPTIRSVRLRRRATLIDMVFSALASFLWFVGFCFLANQWQQTTEEELPLAQGSDAARAAVAFCFFSILTWAGLTALALQTFINLFQNFSLFTDQLDDSAGYHDNARSTPVANGVTIVTTNPYQQAPPFSETLSLDPSALTPAPVF